Proteins encoded in a region of the Suricata suricatta isolate VVHF042 chromosome 10, meerkat_22Aug2017_6uvM2_HiC, whole genome shotgun sequence genome:
- the LOC115304456 gene encoding olfactory receptor 6C1-like — translation MRNQTKTTEFILLGLSDDPQLQVLIFVFLLITYMLSITGNLTIITLTLLDSHLQTPMYFFLRNFSLLEVSFTTVSIPKFLGTMITGDKTISFNDCIAQLFFFILLGVTEFYLLAAMSYDRYIAICKPLHYMTIMNHRVCILLVFASWLASFFIILPGLILVPKLNYCRSNIIDHFTCDYFPLLQLSCSDTKVLERLGFSCAVLTLMFTLALIFLSYTYIIRTILRIPSTSQRTKAFSTCSSHMIVISISYGSCIFMYIKPSAKDRASLSKGVAVLNTSVAPMLNPFIYSLRNQQVRRAFMDRARKIVFFSRK, via the coding sequence AtgagaaaccaaacaaaaacaacagagttTATCCTCCTGGGATTATCCGATGACCCCCAGCTTCAGGTGCTGATCTTCGTCTTCCTGCTCATCACCTACATGCTCAGCATCACTGGCAACCTGACCATCATCACCCTGACCCTGCTGGATTCCCACCTCCAGacccccatgtatttcttcctcagaaACTTCTCCTTACTAGAGGTTTCCTTCACAACTGTCAGCATACCCAAATTCCTGGGCACCATGATTACAGGAGATAAGACCATTTCCTTTAATGACTGCATTGCTCAGCTATTTTTTTTCATCCTCTTAGGAGTCACTGAATTTTACCTTCTGGCTGCCATGTCCTATGACCGTTACATCGCCATCTGCAAACCTCTGCATTACATGACCATCATGAATCACAGAGTCTGCATACTCCTTGTCTTTGCTTCATGGCTGGCTTCATTCTTTATCATACTCCCTGGACTCATTTTGGTCCCAAAACTTAATTACTGTAGGTCTAATATTATTGACCACTTTACCTGTGATTATTTTCCCCTGCTGCAACTTTCCTGTTCAGACACAAAAGTTCTAGAGAGGCTGGGTTTTTCATGCGCCGTGCTCACTTTAATGTTCACGTTGGCCTTGATATTTTTGTCCTACACATATATCATCAGAACAATTTTAAGAATTCCTTCTACTAGTCAGAGGACAAAGGCCTTTTCCACATGTTCATCCCATATGATTGTCATCTCCATCTCCTATGGCAGCTGCATTTTCATGTACATTAAACCCTCAGCAAAAGACAGAGCATCTCTGAGCAAGGGCGTTGCTGTGCTAAACACCTCGGTGgcccccatgctgaacccctttaTTTACAGCCTAAGGAATCAGCAAGTCAGGCGAGCCTTCATGGACAGGGCAAGGAAGATTGTATTTTTCTCAAGGAAATGA